The sequence CTGCTGCCCCGGGAACGGGTGGGCGCGGGGATCGCGACCATCAGCTCGATGCTGGGCGTCGGCGCCGCGGTCGGTCTGCCGCTGTCCGGGCTCGTGGCCCAGCACCTCGGGTATCACTCGCTGTTCTGGTTCATCGGCGCCGGCGGCCTGCTGACCTTCGTCGGCGTGCTCGGCCTCGTGCCGGAGGCCCCGAACCGCAGCGGCGGCCGGGTCGACGTCCTGGGCGCGGTGCTGCTCGGCCTGGGCCTGATGGCGATCATGCTGCCGCTGGCCGAGACCGCGAGCTGGGGCTGGGGGTCGGGCCGGGTCATCGGACTGCTCGTGGCCGGCGCCGTGGTGCTGGTGGTGCTGGGCTGGGTCGAGCTGCGGACCCGCGAGCCGCTCGTCGACATCGTCGCGCTGCGCCGCCGGCCGCTGGTGCTGACGAACATCGCCTCGATGCTGTTCGGGTTCGCGCTGTTCGCCTCGCTGCTCGGCACCGCGTCCTATGTCCAGGCGCCGAGCGAGACCGGCTACGGTTTCGGCGCGTCGATGCTCGTCGGCGGTCTGTGCGTGCTGCCCAGCGGCATCGGCATGCTGCTGCTCGCGCCGGTCTCGGCTCGGCTGGTCGCCTGGCGCGGCGCCGGGCAGACGCTCGCGCTCGGCGCGATCATCGTGGCGGCCGGCTGGGTGGTGCGCATCCTGGTGACCGGCGCGCTGTGGGAGATCATCGTCGGGACGACGGTGGTCGGCATCGGCACCGGGGTCGGCTACGCGGCCATGCCGTCGCTGATCAACAACTTCACCCCGCCGGCGGAGATCGCGGCGGCGAACGGCCTGAACACCCTGTTCCGGGCGGTCGGCAGCTCGCTGGCCAGCGCCATCGGTGGCAGCATCCTCGCTGCGCAGGTCATGCACCTCGGGCCCGCCGCGCTGCCCTCGCTGACCGGCTACCGCATCCTGTTCGGCATCTGCGCCTGCGCCGCCGTCCTCGCCGCGCTCGCCGCCCTCGCGGTCCCGAACCGCCGGGCGGAGGTCTGAGGCCTGAGAACGACCCGAACCCGAAAAAACGGTCGACGCCGACCGGAGGTGTCTGATCAGATCGGGACGTGCCGGCATCGGGTAGTACGGGAATGACCTTGGTGTTCGACGCGGATGACACGCTCTGGTCGAACAACGTCCGGTTCGAGCGGGTCATCCACGACTATCTCGACTGGCTCGCCCACCCGACGTTGGACCGGGACGCGCTGTACGCGCTGCTCCTGGACATCGAGGCGGCGAACACCGTCGCCCACGGCTACGGCACGAAGGTCTTCCTGCGCAGCCTGCACGAGCTGTTCGAGCGCCTGCGGGACCGTCCGGCCGACGAGCGGGAGCGCCGCGAGATCGCCGAGCTCGCCGCCGCGCTGGCGGACCA is a genomic window of Pseudofrankia inefficax containing:
- a CDS encoding MFS transporter; the protein is MTELSTQSAQPAAQVPGRAPTARTAPPKNGRANLHLLVVGAGALMVSLSQSVLIPVLPSLPTTLHTSASTVEWLLTSTLLVAAVAVPVMGRLADMFGKRLLLLVALGTLVVGSVLDAVTNNIPIVIVGRCFQGVSVAAVPLGISLLTVLLPRERVGAGIATISSMLGVGAAVGLPLSGLVAQHLGYHSLFWFIGAGGLLTFVGVLGLVPEAPNRSGGRVDVLGAVLLGLGLMAIMLPLAETASWGWGSGRVIGLLVAGAVVLVVLGWVELRTREPLVDIVALRRRPLVLTNIASMLFGFALFASLLGTASYVQAPSETGYGFGASMLVGGLCVLPSGIGMLLLAPVSARLVAWRGAGQTLALGAIIVAAGWVVRILVTGALWEIIVGTTVVGIGTGVGYAAMPSLINNFTPPAEIAAANGLNTLFRAVGSSLASAIGGSILAAQVMHLGPAALPSLTGYRILFGICACAAVLAALAALAVPNRRAEV